One Turneriella parva DSM 21527 genomic region harbors:
- a CDS encoding DUF6364 family protein, protein MLKNITLRIDENTLKKGKHIAVEQGKSLSRWVTELIEKSAYNASEVNKARSHALKIIKKGVNLGKGNFSRESAYE, encoded by the coding sequence ATGCTCAAGAATATTACGCTGCGGATAGACGAGAATACTCTAAAGAAAGGGAAGCATATTGCCGTTGAGCAAGGCAAATCTCTTTCCAGATGGGTAACTGAATTAATCGAGAAAAGCGCATACAATGCTTCAGAAGTAAACAAAGCCAGGTCGCATGCCCTGAAGATAATCAAAAAAGGAGTTAACCTAGGTAAAGGCAACTTCTCCAGAGAAAGCGCGTATGAATGA
- a CDS encoding PIN domain-containing protein yields MNDRLRDIVNAEVFIDTNILFYGVNIANAEKYAQAGALLELLWQKASLPSISTQVLQEFYVTLIRNKVKIDEAQKIVKDYYVWNVVPTDTKIIDEAFQIQKRYVLSFWDSLVLASAQQSHCAYVLTEDLNHGQKYGKTTVINPFHSGYGA; encoded by the coding sequence ATGAATGATCGATTACGAGACATCGTAAATGCAGAGGTGTTCATTGATACAAATATTCTATTTTATGGTGTTAACATCGCTAATGCAGAGAAATATGCACAGGCTGGCGCCTTATTAGAACTCCTCTGGCAAAAGGCGTCACTTCCGAGTATAAGCACCCAAGTCTTACAAGAGTTTTACGTCACTTTAATCAGAAATAAAGTTAAAATTGACGAGGCTCAGAAAATCGTAAAAGACTATTATGTTTGGAATGTTGTTCCCACAGATACCAAGATCATAGATGAAGCCTTCCAGATACAGAAACGTTACGTTTTATCCTTTTGGGATTCTTTAGTATTGGCCTCTGCCCAACAATCCCACTGCGCCTATGTGCTTACTGAAGACTTAAATCACGGACAAAAGTACGGTAAGACCACAGTTATAAATCCTTTTCACAGTGGTTACGGCGCCTAA